One window of the Equus caballus isolate H_3958 breed thoroughbred chromosome 2, TB-T2T, whole genome shotgun sequence genome contains the following:
- the PRSS55 gene encoding serine protease 55 encodes MLLFSVLLLTSQAKGARGECGERPSFERGAQYSRIIEGTEAQVGEFPWLVSIQARNTHFCGGTIINEWWILTAAHCLSSEELIPTDLSIVLGTNSLNSPSLEMKAVTSIILHKNFTRINMDNDIALLLLDSPITFSELKEPICMPTNSNLSSWRECWVAGWGQTQSDDKNTMTTDLMKVPMIIVHWEECVKEFPKLTRNMLCAGYKTENYDACQGDSGGPLVCTKGSGRTWYQVGIISWGRSCGRKNIPGIYTLLENYNFWVKKVTELEGRPFDAKKVRSPPKEKPRSSQASEFPKPGSPRFWLLLCLLSYKLF; translated from the exons AATGTGGCGAAAGACCCAGTTTTGAGCGAGGAGCTCAGTATTCCAGAATCATAGAGGGGACGGAGGCTCAGGTGGGTGAGTTTCCATGGCTGGTGAGTATTCAGGCAAGAAATACCCATTTCTGTGGCGGCACGATCATCAACGAGTGGTGGATTCTCACTGCAGCTCACTGCTTATCTTCTGAGGAGCTGAT TCCAACAGACCTGAGTATTGTGTTGGGAACCAACAGCTTAAACAGCCCATCCCTGGAAATGAAGGCGGTCACCAGCATAATTCTTCACAAGAACTTTACAAGAATCAACATGGACAACGATATTGCCTTGTTGCTGTTGGACTCGCCCATCACGTTCAGCGAGCTGAAAGAACCCATCTGCATGCCCACAAATTCCAACCTCTCCTCGTGGCGTGAATGTTGGGTGGCAGGATGGGGACAGACCCAAAGTG ATGACAAAAACACTATGACTACTGATCTGATGAAAGTACCAATGATCATCGTGCACTGGGAAGAATGTGTAAAGGAATTTCCAAAACTTACCAGAAATATGCTGTGCGCCGGATACAAGACTGAAAACTACGATGCCTGCCAG GGTGACAGTGGGGGACCTCTGGTCTGCACCAAAGGATCTGGCAGGACGTGGTACCAGGTGGGCATCATCAGCTGGGGAAGGAGCTGTGGAcgaaagaacattccaggaatATACACCTTGTTAGAAAATTACAACTTCTGGGTCAAGAAAGTAACTGAGTTAGAAGGAAGGCCCTTCGATGCTAAGAAAGTGAGATCTCCTCCCAAAGAGAAACCAAGGAGCTCCCAGGCCTCAGAATTCCCAAAGCCAGGAAGCCCCAGATTCTGGCTCCTGCTCTGCCTTCTGTCCTACAAGCTATTCTAG